The genomic DNA TAATTATTTTAGCTTTATACCTTATCCCTACAAACTGGGTCTCATTCGCACTCTTGTTGATAGAGCCTACAAGATCAACAACACATGGTTGGGTTTCTACGAAGACATCAAGAAACTCACTGAAATccttaaaaataatctttttccaGCCCATCTGGTTGAAGGGGTTGTCGATCGGTACCTCACGCTCATCCGTGATGAGTGCGATCCCCCGGTCTCCGTTTCAGACACAACtactaacttttattttgaatcaccTTACATTGgccctttttcttttgtcgcgCAAAAAAGGGTTCGCCGATTTGCTAAGTGTTATTGTAACAACATCGatataaagtttgtttttttatcttttcaaataGCCGatatgtttggtgtgaaagaccctcGTGGGCTCCGTACGTGTAtggtttacaagtttttatgtgCGGACTCTAATGCCTGCTTTGTCTGCGAAACCCCTCGACATTTATCCACACGCGTAGGTGGGCACTTGCAATTGATCAGTGATTGCATTCTCAAATTTTCAGACATTTAcataattctccacaatgtcgcactctttgttctgatgagtgttgtaacatcttagatcacgctgccacaacttttcaactcaaaatcaaaggaaaaattattatcaagtgAAAAATCGACTAAGaagttttttaaggaaaaaaaaatcttttgaaccaaattaaaaacattaaaaaatatgcctcgtattttaattttgaaatgttttctcagCCAGTTAAATCGCCTTCTTCTGTGATATAACTTCTCCTGTAAAcatcaaaagctttcaaaactgtATTCAAGGTTTCTAAAAActattcatcttcatttatttgatattcaagTATTGATTCTCCAGACGAAGCTGTTGTGCCGGCGGTTTGGGTTCACATAGATACGgaactttctttgaattaacgACGTACAGGTTTGGAACAGTTTACCTGTTTTTCCTGTTCAGCTGCACTCAAAACGTCTTACGACATCTAGATATCATATGTCAGACATTTGGAAAGTCAAATTCGAGTCGTGATAGTGGTGTGTCTATTCTCTATCACTATTCCGTGGCGTGCTGTTTCTCATTCATTCGGAAAACCGCCTTTGGTCAAATTTGACTCTAACTCAGTTTTTAGGGGGTACGAAGTACTTCGTTATCAGTGAGGTAGGTTCGTAAGATTTCATTCGTTTACAAACTCTAGTTTTGGTGAGATGAAGTAAGCCGAGTTAAAGTGGGTGGAGAGAGTTTATGGAAAATCCTTTGAAAGCCTGTGGAAAATTCTAGAATTGTACTCCTATTTCCTCCTTCTAATGCTTATGAAACGGTTGATGAATTGGAGACCTCTTGTGAAAAACCTGTTCCTTCTCAGCCTTCATTACACGTTCGTGACGAGACGATGAAAagatctttctttgtttcattactGAGTACAACATTTTCCAACTTGATCCCCTCTTGCCATCTCTGTTATCATATTTACACACATCGACAATCTTTTACAAGTATGtggaaattttataattttagctcCTTTTGATTCTTATAATACGATTAAGGCAATCGAGATCTCTTGTATAAAGGCTTTTTATTATTCAGAGCATATTGAAGGAATGTTGTATTgttgaaaaaagaggaaatttgtttcaaaatgagaGAGGGACTGAATTATCAAACTTCTGGATATGTATactgcaccaaaaaaaaaacggaacaTGAAcgtgagtcaaaatacaaaagaaaggtAGCAAATATAATTCTGTTGTTATGGTCACCGACAATCTTAATTGGCGATTAAGCGCGATAAAATTGTTAACCCTATTTTTACATCTGACTTTCACGGTGCGAATCAAGTTACACCCAGCCGCAAGAGCCGCCATAGTTTATGACTTCTCGAGTTTACCCAaactcctttaaaaaaaaaacaaattacatatGGACTTCATAATTCTAACAAATCGTTCAAAGCCAGTCGCTTCAATGATATAATTCCTCCCGCAAaaaccaaaagctttcaaagcTCCATTCAAGGATTTTACAAACTCTTTCCTTCCACTCGTTTAATGTGCTAATGTTGATTCTCTATTCAGCGGTTTTGTGGGTGGATTTACCACCATACGGGACGTTAATCACAATAACAATCGCGAAGGTTATAGGCGGATGTCTCTATCtgtaattcttgtttagctgCACTAAAAATgctgttttcctttcagctatAAACTGTCAATCATTCGGAAAAACTAAATTGGAGTTCTAAAAGTGATAAGTTTAGTCTGCATCGCACTCTTCCTCAGCATACTACTTTCCTTTCTATTTGAAAACCGCCCTTTCTGCATTTGACTCAAACTCAGTTCGTTAAAAGGATAAAAACACTTTCGTTATCATTGAGataagttcaaaatattctaaAGATTCGTTTGCAAATTCTGCCTTCGATGAGATGAGGAAAACTGAATCAATATGGACGGAAATGTGTCATTGATAATCTTAATAATCGTAACGCGACgaaaaagatatctttctcCAGCTTGTTGCTTATGAtattgacaaaggaagaaatttatccGAAGCGAGAAAAGACTATGACTAAACTTCTGGGtgtagaaaataaaacataagagatgcttttccttttaaaaatgttaGTTATATCTCACCGTGCCTACAGTtaatttgtctttgaaattttcaaggcggtaacaacaacaaccgtAATTCTAATAGCGACACCGAGAAGAGGAGCAGGTCTTTCTATACTCAGTCTTTCTATTATGTTTCCAGAAGATCTCTAAATTTTTTGTTGCCATCTGTCTTTGGAGGCTATAAATTTCTTACAAGCAATAGAGATTACTAGTGGCAAAGCTTTCCGCTTATTCAGTAAACATCGACTGAAAAAGTTCAATATTATTAAATTCGTCTTTATCGAAAGGAAAAACTAAGGAAGAGGCTGAATGATTACATTTCGGGATATGAATCTTGCGTGAAACAAGAGGATCAGTTTAAATTAACGGAAGGAACTTAGTCGATCAAAACACTTCGAAAAACgtaaaaagcaatatttgaGATATTCCTCTACTGAGAATAttgatttcatatttcattttatctttgattgaactgctttttgttattttcatggCAGCTAACAGAGCTCAGAGAAAATGCAGCCATTCTACTCAGCTTCGCAGTGTATTCCATGGCTTGTGTTCCTAATCATCGAATGTCTGGCCATAGTCATCCTTAATCTCATCGCCGTTGTTGTCTTTGTGAAGAAGAAGCGCCAGCTGCAGCGGCAGAGCACATATTTGATCATCCATCTGGCGATAGTCGATCTCTTAGTGGGCCTAGTCTCTGGGCCACTTCAGATTAGACGCATGATGAGGTGGTTATGTCCACTATGGAATTACAGACGAGAGACTATTTGGTCTCGTCGTTtatcttttgcatttttacatttattctCGTTCACTTCCCTTATAAATCTTATTGCTGTTTCCTTAGAACGGCTACAcgcaacattttgtccattcagGCATCGCTTTGTAAGGAAATGGGTTTATAAAGCAATGATTATTGTCATTTGGTTAATAGCTATTGTTAGAGAAGTCgcccaaattttctttttgaaaatttttgatgtaGTAGTGATTGATACTTACTTATATTTCCTATTTTATGcagtttctctatttgttatcTGTGTATCTTACATCCTCATTGTTATCAAAGTACGATGTTGTCGTCATCCTCAATTCCATACTAGgtccaaaagagaaagaaaactgacgggtACTGCGCTTATCGTCTCACTTGCATcgttactttgttttctaccaGCGGTAATACATATTGCATGTATTCACTTTTCCTCCACTTATCTAGGGAATGTTGATATATACATGGCTGTGTTAGTTCTATTTTTAGCTAACTCGAttgtaaatcctataatttacgctCTTCGGATGCCAGGATTCAGAGAAGGTTTCTTACAACTAGTGAACAGGGTCCCAGACCTTTCTCGTATTGCCCCAGCAAACCTGGCACTTCGTAACCTTAGGAGAGCGTAGATTGATGGTAGGAAAACTAGAtataaaatttgtcttttaaataaCTCTAACTTCTTAGCCGAGCAACATGTATTTCCATCTCATTTTTTGGTGATATGAGAGTAGACTAAGGATAGAAACGGTACAAACatctaaatgattaaaatgaaaagcgaTGCACCTTGTCGCTTCTGGAAAACTACACAACGATATAAGTGCAACGATTAGTGTGGAGTTAGGTTTTTCTTTGAGTGGAACGAAAAAATCATCGAGGAGTTTCAAATAGCCAGTATAAAAAAAATCGGAATTATTATGAGG from Pocillopora verrucosa isolate sample1 chromosome 10, ASM3666991v2, whole genome shotgun sequence includes the following:
- the LOC136283959 gene encoding adenosine receptor A3-like — protein: MQPFYSASQCIPWLVFLIIECLAIVILNLIAVVVFVKKKRQLQRQSTYLIIHLAIVDLLVGLVSGPLQIRRMMRWLCPLWNYRRETIWSRRLSFAFLHLFSFTSLINLIAVSLERLHATFCPFRHRFVRKWVYKAMIIVIWLIAIVREVAQIFFLKIFDVVVIDTYLYFLFYAVSLFVICVSYILIVIKVRCCRHPQFHTRSKRERKLTGTALIVSLASLLCFLPAVIHIACIHFSSTYLGNVDIYMAVLVLFLANSIVNPIIYALRMPGFREGFLQLVNRVPDLSRIAPANLALRNLRRA